A genomic stretch from Terriglobus sp. RCC_193 includes:
- a CDS encoding aldo/keto reductase → MVDTVQLADTARRTTRLGFGGSSLMGSMDRRQSLRTLEWAFEAGIRHFDVAPMYGYGEAEACLGEFLSRHPGEVTVATKFGIPPAKHPGMIATARRFVAPLVKAVPGLKQRAQRVAKSVAGPRAPRDLSPEKASASLEKSLRDLRVERIDLFLLHDATAEEVRNAALLEFLQAAKSAGKIGAFGIGTDPAHVEAIQQESPAYAQVIQCEWSVFDAARSDAAFRIHHRSLGDNFRRLRQWLSASPPRMREWSAAVNQDLADGGVLSELMMRAALQMNPSGVLLFSSKNRKHIAENAAFAVPSARDEAARKLYEKVQESAASIHAECDA, encoded by the coding sequence ATGGTGGATACAGTTCAACTCGCGGACACGGCAAGACGCACAACGCGGCTTGGCTTCGGCGGCTCCAGCCTGATGGGCAGCATGGATCGCCGACAGTCGTTGCGGACGCTGGAGTGGGCATTTGAAGCGGGCATTCGCCACTTTGATGTCGCGCCGATGTACGGTTATGGCGAAGCAGAGGCCTGCCTCGGCGAGTTCCTCTCCCGGCATCCGGGCGAGGTAACCGTCGCAACAAAGTTCGGCATCCCGCCTGCAAAACATCCCGGCATGATCGCCACGGCACGTCGTTTTGTCGCGCCGCTGGTGAAGGCTGTTCCTGGCTTGAAGCAACGTGCGCAACGCGTGGCAAAGAGTGTTGCAGGGCCGCGCGCACCACGTGATCTGTCGCCGGAAAAGGCTTCCGCATCATTGGAAAAGAGCCTGCGCGATCTGCGTGTGGAACGCATTGACCTGTTCCTGCTGCATGACGCAACGGCTGAAGAAGTACGCAACGCGGCTCTGTTGGAGTTCCTGCAAGCAGCGAAGTCCGCAGGCAAGATTGGCGCATTCGGGATTGGTACCGATCCCGCGCATGTTGAGGCCATTCAGCAGGAAAGCCCCGCCTATGCGCAGGTCATTCAGTGTGAGTGGTCCGTCTTTGATGCGGCTCGTTCGGACGCTGCGTTTCGCATCCATCACCGTTCGCTTGGCGATAACTTCCGACGTTTGCGGCAGTGGTTGTCTGCATCGCCGCCTCGGATGAGGGAGTGGTCCGCGGCAGTGAATCAGGATCTTGCCGATGGCGGAGTCCTGAGTGAATTGATGATGCGCGCCGCCTTGCAGATGAATCCTTCTGGCGTACTGTTGTTCTCGTCGAAGAACCGGAAACATATTGCGGAGAATGCCGCGTTTGCTGTGCCCTCCGCAAGAGACGAGGCCGCGCGCAAACTTTACGAAAAGGTGCAGGAATCAGCCGCCTCCATCCATGCGGAGTGTGACGCGTGA
- a CDS encoding GMC oxidoreductase, translating into MTFDLEKQPFTNEAAYDVCVVGAGAVGIVLTVRLLRAGKRVLLVESGGAVLEEASQQLYRTDVTEQPHTGVHTGRFRTWGGTTTRWGGQILPLEPIDFAHREWVPHSGWDVSREELMPFYAEAIQYESLGAIGEDAAVWKALGMSAPQLGPDLQPYFTRWLKQPNFAKVHGAEMASSPHLTVLVHANLVDLERADDDAHIRAAILRSLNGNTARVTANEFVLATGAIETSRLLLHLEEKHGVAWNPNGLVGRGFQDHVDCDVMDVEPLDRGRFFAAFTNVLLNGYKFHPKFRLSARQQEQRRILNVAATMAFHDDTEERGAAVKAIGKRLLYRQWKDVDSTQISALMQNLPLLLKQTWAYAARHRVYVAPSARITMRVHCEQQPDSESRITLTDDRDALGMRRSSLRWVISKLELATIRTFLQLTGDELIQQGIARLKPRIDLASDDAIRAHCDDGLHHIGGTRMSADPAKGVVDTNLLLWGTKNLHLCSAGVFPTGGYSNPTHTALALALRLGATLAQS; encoded by the coding sequence TGACGTTTGATCTGGAGAAGCAGCCATTCACAAACGAAGCTGCCTATGACGTCTGCGTCGTTGGGGCAGGTGCCGTCGGCATCGTGCTTACGGTGCGCCTGCTGCGCGCCGGGAAACGCGTTCTGCTGGTGGAAAGCGGTGGCGCTGTATTGGAAGAAGCTTCGCAGCAGCTTTACCGCACGGATGTGACGGAGCAGCCACACACCGGCGTTCACACCGGTCGCTTTCGTACATGGGGCGGCACCACCACGCGATGGGGTGGCCAGATACTGCCGCTGGAGCCTATTGACTTTGCGCATCGCGAATGGGTTCCGCACAGCGGATGGGATGTGTCACGCGAAGAACTGATGCCGTTTTATGCAGAAGCGATTCAATACGAAAGCCTGGGCGCTATCGGCGAAGATGCCGCGGTGTGGAAGGCTCTGGGTATGTCCGCGCCGCAGCTTGGGCCGGATCTGCAACCGTATTTCACACGCTGGCTTAAGCAGCCAAACTTTGCGAAAGTCCACGGCGCGGAGATGGCGTCGTCGCCACACCTTACGGTGCTGGTACACGCGAACCTGGTGGACTTGGAGCGTGCAGACGATGACGCACACATCCGCGCGGCAATCCTTCGCAGCCTGAATGGCAACACCGCGCGTGTGACCGCAAACGAGTTTGTGCTGGCCACCGGAGCCATTGAAACGTCGCGGCTGTTGCTGCACCTGGAAGAGAAGCATGGAGTCGCATGGAATCCCAATGGCCTGGTAGGACGAGGCTTTCAGGACCACGTGGATTGCGATGTGATGGATGTGGAACCGCTGGACCGCGGTCGATTCTTTGCTGCATTCACTAACGTGCTTCTGAACGGCTACAAATTCCACCCGAAGTTTCGATTGAGTGCACGGCAGCAGGAGCAACGCAGGATTCTGAACGTGGCGGCGACTATGGCGTTCCACGACGATACGGAAGAGCGTGGCGCGGCGGTGAAAGCAATCGGCAAGCGCCTGCTTTATCGCCAATGGAAAGACGTGGATAGTACACAGATTTCCGCGCTGATGCAGAACCTGCCTCTATTGCTGAAACAGACGTGGGCTTATGCAGCACGTCATCGCGTGTACGTGGCGCCGAGTGCGCGCATCACCATGCGTGTGCACTGTGAACAGCAGCCTGATTCAGAGAGCCGCATCACACTTACAGACGATCGAGACGCACTGGGTATGCGTCGCTCCAGTCTGCGCTGGGTTATTTCGAAGTTGGAACTGGCCACCATCCGCACCTTTCTGCAATTGACCGGTGACGAGCTGATACAGCAGGGCATTGCGCGTTTGAAGCCGCGCATTGATCTCGCGTCGGATGATGCGATCCGTGCGCACTGTGACGATGGCCTGCATCACATTGGCGGTACGCGCATGTCTGCCGATCCTGCAAAGGGCGTGGTGGATACCAACCTGCTCCTATGGGGAACGAAGAACCTGCACCTATGCAGTGCCGGAGTCTTCCCGACCGGCGGCTATTCCAACCCCACACATACCGCGCTGGCACTGGCATTGCGCCTGGGCGCAACACTGGCGCAATCCTGA